The Vitis vinifera cultivar Pinot Noir 40024 chromosome 12, ASM3070453v1 genome has a segment encoding these proteins:
- the LOC100854823 gene encoding trans-resveratrol di-O-methyltransferase-like — MDFANGEISAELLHAQAHVWNHILNFIKSVSLKCAIQLGIPDIIHNHGKPMTLPELVAKLPVHPKRSQCVYRLMRILVHSGFLAAQRVQQGEEEEGYVLTDASRLLLMDDSLSIRPLLLAMLDPILTKPWHYLSAWFQNDDPTPFHTAHERPFWDYAGHEPQLNNFFNEAMASDARLVTSVLLKEGKGVFEGLNSLVDVGGGTGQVAKAIANAFPHLNCTVLDLPHVVAGLQGSKNLNYFAGDIFEAIPPADAILLKWILHDWSDEECVKILKRCREAIPSKENGGKVIIIDMIMMKNQGDYKSIETQLFFDMTMMIFAAGRERDENEWEKLFLDAGFSHYKITPILGLRSLIEVYP; from the exons ATGGACTTCGCAAACGGTGAGATATCAGCTGAGCTGCTTCATGCTCAAGCTCATGTCTGGAACCATATATTAAACTTCATAAAGTCCGTGTCACTAAAATGTGCCATTCAACTAGGCATCCCAGacatcatccacaaccatgGCAAGCCCATGACTCTTCCTGAGCTGGTTGCTAAGCTCCCAGTCCACCCTAAAAGGAGTCAGTGCGTGTACCGTCTCATGCGCATTCTTGTTCATTCTGGCTTCCTTGCTGCGCAAAGAGTCCAACAAGGTGAGGAAGAAGAGGGGTATGTGCTTACAGATGCCTCTAGGCTCCTTCTAATGGATGACTCCTTGAGCATAAGGCCCTTGTTGCTTGCCATGCTCGACCCAATTTTAACTAAACCATGGCATTATCTGAGTGCTTGGTTTCAAAATGATGATCCTACTCCGTTCCACACTGCTCATGAGCGGCCATTTTGGGATTATGCCGGCCATGAACCTCAGCTCAACAATTTCTTCAATGAAGCCATGGCTAGCGATGCTCGCTTAGTCACCAGCGTGCTGCTTAAGGAGGGCAAGGGCGTATTTGAGGGGCTGAACTCATTAGTTGATGTAGGGGGTGGCACCGGACAAGTGGCCAAGGCCATTGCTAACGCTTTCCCACATTTGAACTGCACCGTGTTAGATCTCCCCCACGTGGTTGCTGGCTTGCAAGGGAGCAAGAACTTGAACTACTTTGCAGGTGATATCTTTGAGGCAATTCCTCCTGCAGATGCAATTTTACTCAAG TGGATACTGCACGACTGGAGCGATGAAGAATGCGTGAAGATACTAAAGAGATGCAGGGAAGCAATTCCGAGCAAGGAAAACGGAGGAAAGGTGATTATCATAGACATGATCATGATGAAGAATCAAGGAGACTACAAGTCCATAGAAACACAGCTGTTCTTTGATATGACGATGATGATTTTCGCCGCGGGTAGAGAGAGGGACGAGAACGAATGGGAGAAGCTTTTCTTGGATGCTGGTTTCAGTCACTACAAGATAACTCCCATTTTGGGTTTGAGGTCCCTCATTGAGGTCTATCCTTGA